GATTTGGCTTGTGTTTGGATTTCATTTGATGTAAACTAAAAACGTGGCGGTTAAAAAATGAATCTAATCTAATAATCTGATTTATATTGATGCTGAGATTAGCAAGCTATCTattatatatactacacacacacatatatatatatatatatatatatatatatatatatatatatatatatatatatatatatatatatatatataaaaaaaacaaacaaaaattgctTGTTGACAGCCAAGGGGTTAATCTCGCACGAGAAGCCAACCAAACAGCCGGATAACATGAAGAGTGAAGTGCTGTTGCACTTTTTAATTTCCTGATTTGGAGCATAGGATGTGAGCAAGCGCATCATCTcagtcttaaggctgtgacacactgcaagcggagcggagcGCAGCGTgcagatgcggctgtgcgcgctcagtgtgtcctgcattttcatctctgagcactctgctgcgtcaggtcatgtagctgagcgctcagagatgaaatatttgaacttcagaagcgatgtaaCGCCGAGCGAAGCAGTTTCTTCGCCTTGCgccacatcgcttgcagtgtgtcacaaccTTTAGTCTGAGAGAGCGCCTTCATTAGATAATATGATTGAGGTGCTTGGTCCTCTCCTTATTTGCCGGTGTTCTGTCATTTTTTGCTACCCAGTCAGATTTTGCTCCTGCAGATACTGACCATGCGCAAACTACATCAGTGCATTCCACAGATGGTCCTAAAACATCTGTGGAATGCGCTGACATAGCTTTGCTCATGCGCAGTAACAGCGGTAGCAAAATCTGACAGAGAGGATGATACTCCCCGCGTTCCTCATCTTTATAGTTTGATATTGCATGCAGTGAGTAATACTGTACAATGCTCTGTGGTCACCAACACTGGCATCTATTATGTTTGCCCTTTTATTTGTGATTCCTGCAAGCGCTATATTTTGCAGTGTCGCAATTTGTATAACTGCTAGTATTTAGCATCTCTCCTAATGTGTACATTTAATTTCTGTATCAGATACAGTCTTTGTCCTAGAGCAACTGTTTTGTCATTTTTTTAGTCGAAGTCCGCTGAGTGCGCGCAGGCAGCCTGCATTAACAAAAGATGAGGAAAGCAGGGAGAATCTTCCGCTCTGTCAGATTTTGCTACAGTTGATACTGCGCATGAGCAAAGCTACGTCAGCACATTCCACAGATGTTTAGGATCATCTGCGCAATGCACTGACGTAGTTTGCGCATGCACAGTATCTGTTGTAGCAAAATCTGAAGGGGTAGCAAACAATGACAGAACACCGGAGCGCACAGGGAGCAGTAAGTGGTCAGATCGGGGAGCAAAAAGAACATAAGAACAGtaatttaatcaatttatttaacaTTTCCCTTTTCAATGAAAACTTTTATCCTAAAGATTAAAGTAAGCAGATTTATTATATGTATACTTAAAAATAAacgttgactgcccctttaatttcaaAGCAGATTGAGATATTAAACTGtgtaaatttcaataaaaactggAGAATTGAGGTTTTATAAAACTTTTGACCATTAGTGTACATGTTTAGAATACTTACACTTTTTTAAGTTTTTCAAGCACAATGCGTTTTCGGATCTGTTGCTGAGAGCAGGAATCTACAAGTGGAAGCGAGGGATCCCAAGTGGTAGAGTTctatagagaaaataaaataaaaaaaccagtgccatataaaacaaacaaaagcgTTTTTTACAAATACGCGTGCGTTACAAATCTCACAGCAGTTCATTACAACTTGtatttcctatttaaagggacagtctagtcaaaaataaactttcatgattcagacatgtaattttaaacaactttccaattcacttttatcatcaattttgctttgttctattagtattcttagttgaaagtgaaacctaggtaggtttatatgctaatttcttagcccttgaaggccaccgcttatctgaatgcatttcacagtttttaacgctagagggtgctagttaatgtgtgccatatagataacattgtgctcatgcacgtggagctacttaggagtcagcactgattggttaaaatgcaagtctgtcaaaagaactgaaataagggggcagcctgcagaggcttagatacaaggtaatcacagaggtaaaaagtgtatttatataactgtgctggttatgcaaaactagggaatgggtaataaagggattatctatcttttaaaaaaaataaaaatcctggtgttgactgtccctttaaaagaccacaTTACTCACCTCCTGTTTTTTGTCTGTATTGTCTGCTTTTTTGTTTTCCAGTTCTTCTGGCAATATATAATTCCCTTTAAAAAATTCTCTtgctttaatatttaaaatttcagtTTCTTCTTGAAGTTTTTCCAAATCTGGCACCGGGTTTACGGCATCGTTAAAGTTCTTATACATCAAAGATTCATCCAAACTGGTTGAACCTTCAGCTTTAGAAGCTTCAAGGGAACTTTCAAAGTCATCCTCATCCAGATCTTCTACTAGTGAAAGGTCATCCGCAGGAGCCGTGAGTTTCAATACGTAATTAGAACCGTACAAATATTTTAGCGTTTCCTCCGTTTTCCATTCATTTAAGGTCTGTGTGAGAACGTCAATCATACTTCCCTTTACGATAACTGTGGGAATTTTTTCTTTTAACGCAGACTGATATTGCTTGGAATTACGAAGTATTTTCCGGAGCTCCTCTGCTCCTTTTTTGCTCACAGCTCTTTGAGTTACGCCAGAGACATCTAATTCACTGTGTTCTGAGGTTTTAGAAATATCTTTTTTCTCTTCTGCATCTTTAGAGGTGGAACTTAAAGGCTGATCTTGCGTGCAAGAAACAGTCCTATTACGATCACAAAGATCTATTTTTTCTGTTACTTCTACCAGACCTTGTATTTCATCACTGGATTTCTGTGCGACATCGCTCTCCTGATATTCAGTATCCGGCCTATCTATCGAAATAATGGACGTAACAAATTCTTGCGCTGGTTCATTGTCATTATCGCTATTATCGAGATTTTCAGAGTCCTCCTTTGATCCTAGAGACTTTTCAATCTCTTC
This portion of the Bombina bombina isolate aBomBom1 chromosome 10, aBomBom1.pri, whole genome shotgun sequence genome encodes:
- the RPAP2 gene encoding putative RNA polymerase II subunit B1 CTD phosphatase RPAP2; translation: MSERKSATKSRKASRKSSGKSQINDLNSEDAAKRKAALEAAIRRKIESEKKALQIVERLLDDDISEDFLVDCSRFISPAHYKDVVEERFIIRACGYPICKKKIENVPKQKYRISTKTNKVYDITERKCFCSNFCYRASKYYEAQIASSPIWMRDAVSYSEIQLMQPGESGHSGLEIKLYDKCIKTEEIEKSLGSKEDSENLDNSDNDNEPAQEFVTSIISIDRPDTEYQESDVAQKSSDEIQGLVEVTEKIDLCDRNRTVSCTQDQPLSSTSKDAEEKKDISKTSEHSELDVSGVTQRAVSKKGAEELRKILRNSKQYQSALKEKIPTVIVKGSMIDVLTQTLNEWKTEETLKYLYGSNYVLKLTAPADDLSLVEDLDEDDFESSLEASKAEGSTSLDESLMYKNFNDAVNPVPDLEKLQEETEILNIKAREFFKGNYILPEELENKKADNTDKKQENSTTWDPSLPLVDSCSQQQIRKRIVLEKLKKVLPAILLPLQLTYSDVSKELHSLVKTFRFTNKNITHTIPEWSIIAIVLLFALLPTMPLHKDSQQSPVYTEFISKLLEELQFQSEDLESLKQKLISKTLVV